In Lolium perenne isolate Kyuss_39 chromosome 5, Kyuss_2.0, whole genome shotgun sequence, the sequence GTtgtgtatgttgatgatattattatcacgggagatgatgatgttgaaatCGCAAAACTGAAAGGATGCTTGAGTCAAGCCTTTGAGGTGAAAGATTTGGGAAAACTTAAATACTTCCTTGGAATAGAAGTTGTACGATCGTCAAAGGGGATATCACTATCTCAAAGAAAGTATACATTGGATCTCTTAGATGATATGGGCATGCTGGGGTGCCGAGTGGCTTCAAGCCCTATCGACCAAAATAATAAAATCACAGCAGAGTCTGGAGAACCCATAGACAAGGAGAAATATCAAAGACTTGTTGGAAGACTAATATACTTATGCCACACAAGACCAGACATATCATTTGCAGTGAGTGTAGTAAGTCGCTAGATGCATGATCCGAGGGATGGACACTTGGAAGCAGCTCAAAGAATCCTGAGATACTTGAAGGGCACTCCGGGAAAAGGATTGTGGTTTAAAAGTAATGGACACCTAAATGTAGATGGATATTGTGATGCAGATTGGGCTAGCTGCTTAGATGATCGAAGATCAACCTCAGGGTATTGTGTTTTTGTTGGAGGAAATTTGGTGTCATGAAGAACTAAGAAACAATCTGTTGTCTTGAAATCAACAGCCGAAGCAGAGTACAGAGCTATGTCACAGGGCCTGGGTGAAATATTGTGGGTACGAAACCTTCTAAGAGAGCTAAAAAATTTAAGGCAAGGAAACTTGAAAGTGTGGTGTGATAATATGTCTGCCATAAACATAGCAAACAACCCTGTCCAGCATGAGCGAACTAAACATGTGGAGATAGACagattctttattaaagaaaagattGATGCAGGGATTATCTCATTGGCTTATGTGAGATCAGAACAACAAGTGGTAGACTGTTTAACAAAAGGACTAGGATCAAAGGAGTGTAATCTTGCATGTGCCAAGATGGGGATGATTGACATTTATCacccatcttgagggggagtgttggataactgttggtgtatctgttgggctgtcttcttgttctctgttgtggcacatctggcccagcccagtcctgacctatataaggtgcttctatctctgtaaccctaagctgagagagttcctccctgcagcctccttctacctcaggttaggccctcacCTCTGCCCACAATATGAAAAATAATAATACTTACATCGATCTATCAAGGAGATCTCTTCAGCTTTACAAAATGGTGACGATCGATCTAGCAGCAAAGCGCTAATCCAGGACGCGCTAGCAGCAACTTCTGGTATTTTGGGCATGAGTCACAAGGCGGGAGACCGCCAAGGAAAGCTGCCCAGTCTAGTTGCTAGCTACCTTTCGAGCAACGCATTTTATTTAGTCATCCTCAGCTTTAGACAGTGTCAATTCGGGGCGTCAAAGAGCCAATCGCTTCCCCATGGCAAGTGCCTTTATTTTAGAACTTACTTATTTCCACATGCCAATTCTTTTCTGCAATTCTGCTTTCGCATGCTTTATTACGCTAGTTACTAAAAGCTTGATCACGACATGACATGAGCAAAGGTTCTTCACTGTCAATTGCAAGCTCAGTTTCTGACTAAAGTACATTTGATGCTCTCGACAAGTTCCATGCCTCGGAAaccaaaaccagcttctctcatcACATCATCTCAGTGACCTAGCTACCCCTTTTCAGGCCTTAGGCATCACAGCTCCCTCTCAGCAACAAAGATGATGATCGCCAAGGCCCCCATGCTCATAAAGAAGGCCGTTGTGATGTGCAAGAGCAAACCGGCGTGTTCGCGGCCAGGCTCCTCCTGCTCGCCTCCCTCCAGAGCCGTAGGATGGCCGCTGTTGCCGCCATTTCTCACAAGATCCACACCTTTGTTGTAGCCGACCGGCAAAGAGTAGACTGCCAGGGGAATCTCGTGATGCGCAAGGTTGAGAATAGACAGGCCGTCGTCCATGGTGTGGACATGGCCGCCGATCTCTCGCATCAATTGGCTCTGTTCGACCAGGAAAGTGGTCATGGTGGTTGCCATGACTGGACACTGCACCCCATATTCAGTAACGATGAATATTGCTATATCCAGGAGTGCGATGACGAAGACGATGGTGATGTGCTACTCAATGCGTGCCATGATGACGACGAGCCATCGGTCATGGATGTAATCAGGATCAACCGAGAGATAGAGGGGTTGGAGTTCAACATGGAGGAGGAGATTGACCAGGCTGCCGATATATTCATCAGGAGGTTCCCGCAGCAGTTGAGCAAGAGCTTTTAGTGGGTCTTTTTTTCCACATGCATGTGTCGAATCCTTGCAACGGCCAGGGACGTGTTGTCTTTTTTGTTGAGGCACCCACAAATTAgattttttcgaaaatcaatACGGGTAGGAATTGATATTGAGCACACAAATGATCTTTTACCGAACGCTGATTTTTGGAGCTCGAGCTACACATAGCCCGCTTTTTGAACCATTCAAAATTGACATTTTGAAGTTCCAAAAAAAATCGACCAAAAAATCTAGCTGTAGAAAATAAATGTACTCTATCAACTTGAAAAAGTGTCAACTCAAAATACCCTTTATTTTGGGCTGCATAAAAATACCAAAATATGACATCTAAAGTAGTGAAAGTGCAAAAATTAAATTCTCAATATTCTTTTATATTTCGTATTTTTGTTAAGCCCATAATGTAAGTCATTTCGCTTCAGATTTTGTGCGTTGATAGAGTACATGATTGTGTATATTTATAATTGTTTTTGCAGAAATTTTTGAAATTCTAAAATTGTGTTTTCCAATTTTGAAAAATACTAAGCTATGTAGCTCGAGCTCCAAAGAGAATTTCCGTTGTTTTAGTCCTTTTCTGATGAACAATTTTGTCAAAGATCTAAGACCTGCAGATTTCAGATCCATATATCCACTGTTGGAATCGAGTTTTGTACCCATTGTCCTTATAGGCTCATACTTCCCGAGTATATTTGTCGGGCACATGGTAGATACAATTATCTAAGACATTATATCTTTACCAACTTTTTTAATCAGAAAAACGGTCGAGAGGAGACCTACCGTTCAGAGATGCTATCAAAGTAGGAAATTTAGCCAAGTTATAATGCTAAATTAAGATAAAGCAACCCCGATCATATTGTTTATTCGTCCTTGTAGCCAAGGACATTGAGCGAGAAAGTCTTATCAGATGTACCCCTTCATGCGAGGGAGACTTGGGCGATTAGGCTTCCTGCCTCCCATCCGTGGCGCCCCTGATCTCCCTCGCCTCATGTGGCCTTAGAGCCATGGAGGGGGCTCATTTTTTGATGTTTTCCTTAGTATACTTATGGTTTGTGTCCTATCGACGAAGGTGTGACGGTGACCAGTCTCTGAAGATGGAATAAAATCCTCCTAATCTAGCGTCGCCACTGGGTGTGTGGAGGTTCTTTCGAGCGGATCTCACCGGATTTGGTTGGTGTTCCATCTACGCTTCTCGTCACCTCGTTTGCTGGTTCTTTGGGGACTTAACACAATATGGTATCCCGATTGTCTATCACAACAAGCTCTATTACGATAAATTTTGCTTGGCTCCAATAAAAGAGGAGCGATGATGATGGCGCGCCTTCATCTCGTTCAATTGCTTGTAGTCATCGCTAGGTGATCCAAGGACTTGTTCTTGTAAAAAGAAAGAATGATTGCTACAAGTTCTTTTATAGTTTATCTCCCACATCCAAGTAATAGAAGGTTAATTCTAGATAAAATTAACGAGTCAGAGCTGTAAAATAATGTACCAGAGTCCAGAGGTGTACAAAACTTTGCGCTTCGGTCAGGGCTAACTTAAAAAAATAAGACAACTATTATGAAGAAATGTATTTTCCCTTGCAGTTTCCATCCAAGCTCAACGACGAACAATTAATTGGGCAAGTAAATCTCAAGTGACTTATAGTGGATCCAGGACGAATCACCACATTCAGATGGTCCAGATACCGTGCAATGACTTGATGCGTCGTTACCACAGTGAGCGCACGGGAACTACGTGCAGTGCAAGGTTAAATACTCCATGTGACAACGTCTCCAACTCCAGCTCCATGATGGTGTTGTGATTTATGAGAACATGAAAAATAATGGAGAAACCCACCGATCTACCACGGAGATCGCTTCTCCTTTCTGCGTGTTGACGAGCAAGCAGCAAAGCGCACATAGAAGCAAAGCTAAGCAGATCCCACGGCAACACAAAGCAGCGGAGAAAGAACAGACACGCGCTATGGTTTTTCGGGCATGAATCACACGGCCGGAGACCGCCAAAAAAAGCTGCTCGGTTTGGTCCCAAAGCTAGCTTTCAACAAAAATAATTTTGTTAAGCTATCATCAGCTTTAGATAGTGGCAATTTTGTATCCAAAGAGCCAATCACCTCCCTGTGGTAGGAGCCTTTTCTGACCTACTCATGTATTTCTTTCTTTTAGTGCTCAGAACACATGCCATTTGTTTTTCTCCAATGCTGCATTCACATGCTTTGCGAGGGACCAAAAGTTTCATCACGACATGCCATGAGCAAAGGTGGTTGCGCGTTTAATTCCACGCTCAGCTTCTGACTATAAGTACACTCTTGGAGCCTCAGGACAAGTTCCATGCCTCAGAAACCAAAACAAGCTTCTCTCATCGCAGTGAACTACCCCGTTTCAAACCTGAGCCAACTGCTTGGCCACCTCCATCTCTCAGCAACAAACATGAAGATGGGAAAGACCCCCATGCTCCTGAAGAAGGCAACTTCGATGTGCAAGAGCAAGACTAGCTTGCTCGCGGACAGGTTCCTCGTCCTCGCCACGCTCCAACGACGCAGGATGGCCGCGGTCGCCATGATCTCCAACAAGATCCACACGCTCATTGTGGCCGACCGGGagagagggagttgccacaaggcTGTTGCAATGCGCAAGGTTGAGAGTAGACAGGCCATCGTCCATGGTGGTGACATGGCCGCTAATTTCTCTCATCAGTTGGCCATGTTCGATCAAGAGGATGGTCATGGTGGCTTCCCTGACTGGACATTCATGCATCCGCTCTTCAACGATGACATGGACGAGAACTGCTGCTACACTGATGATGTAGATCTGTTACTCGATGCTTGCGATGCTGGCAACGATGAACCTTCAGTGATGGAGGCAATCAGGAGCAGCAAAGAGGTAGAGGGGTTGGAGTTCAACGTGGAGCAGGACATTGACCGGGCTGCCGACATCTTCATCAAGAGGTTCCGGCAGCAGATGAACCATGACTTTTAATTAGTGGTCTTGCATGGATGTACCATATCCTTGCACGGcctaggtggtcctttttgttagcACGCCCACAAGTTAGATGATATTTTGTAGGAATAGGCCTAGCTAGGTGGGCCATGGGGGCACTCCGCTGCATATTTTTGAAGGAATGCCACCTGGCATTTTTGTTTAACTGATAACAATGTTACATCAGGAATTACATGAGATAAAATTGTTAGGATGATCTCCACCCGTTCGAGTCCAACGGCTCGACGTAACCCTTgaccgcgccctgatcgggggcgcccaaccgcatctggttggtgggcccctgtcgcctgcGGAATAAAGAGAGGTGGTGGTCGGTGGCACTCAGCACGAGGTGATCTGGAGATGCCACTCGCCCCACTTACAGACCCACCGATTAGGGTTTGCGCAGTGCCGACGGgatgctccgccgccaccactccCTCACGGATCCGCCGCCGTCACCACGTCAACGTCGACGGGTTCGTCCTCCTCCAAGTGACAAGGTAAATGCTCACAGTTCCTCTCCTACCCGGCAATGATCTAGCCTATATGATCCCAGCAATATaaacattggtatcagagccaggttctaGGTTGTAGATCTTGTGTTTCCGGGTAGATTAGATGAACAGATACCCTAACCCTAGATCCCCACCGCAAAGAAACCCTAGATTGAAAACGGAAAAAGAGAAGTTACCGGCCGACGCCCTCGGGCTCGCCGGCAAAGCTACCGGATGCAGCCGCTGTGGCTGCTGCTGCCGGCAAAGGACGCCGCCACATGAGCCGCTTGCCGGCGGTGCGCCCACGCTCGGGTGGACGCACGCGCCGACAAGAGGGCCATGGGGGGTGCCACTACCACCGTCTCGTTACAGGCCGCAGGGGTTCTGGTGGAAGAGAAGCAAAGCGGAGAGGGGGACGGGGTGCTCGtcgccggccaagggctgggcggcGCCGTCCGCCAGAGAGCTAGGCTCTCGGGTTTTCGGTGGAGAGAGGAAAGAACAGTGGGAGGAGGGGCAGGCTGCTCCGCCCGCCGCACGTGACAAGCTGGCTAGGCGCGCGCgcgagctgctgccgccgtctcccAGCCGCCACAGAAAGAAAGGGCGAGTGGGGGGTGAGCCCCACCGTCGCCGGTGAGCCGCCAGGCGGCGTGAGCGCGCGGGAGGAGAAGtctctccgccgccgccaccacagaGAGTTACAGAGAGGCTTGGGGGAAAAAGTGAGCTAGGGTTTCGGGTTCAGGCCGTTTCGGCCCCTTTTATACCGGCCCGGAAGTGAAGGCTGACCGTCGGATGGATCCGACGGCCAGGATCGAAACCCTACAGCGTGGGCGACACGGGCTGAAGGCCGCATTCGGGCCGCGGTGGCAGGCCGCGTAGAGGCCGCTGGCCAGGCCGCTGGCTGGGCCGCGGGGGCGCCGTGTCCAGGCCGCGTGTGCGGGCCGCGTGGGCCACCCAGTAACGCCCCGAGCGGCGAAAGAAAAGCAATGCCCATGCTGGGCAGGCCATGGGCCGGGTTTATGGCATGCGGACAATTTTGTGTTTTTTTAAGCAGTTTTCTGTTAATTATTTACAGAGGCATTTTAGGCAGTTTTGGGTCAATTTTGGCCTAATTTTGTCaaagttttttttttctgaacAAATAGAACCAACGTGATATTTGTTTAGGAATTAAAAGTGAAAGATATGCCTCTGGAAAGTTCAAAAGTTAATAGTAAAAGTTTTCGCTGCAATAGTAAAAGAAGCATTTTTGTCAAGTTTTTCCGAGCAAATTGAACCAACGAGATATTTGTTTTGGGAAATTAAAAAGTAAGAGAGATGCTCCTGAAAGTTTTAAAGTTTAATGAATTCAAAGTTTCCGCTGCAAATAGTTAAAGATGCATTTTAATGAAAAAGTGATAATCAAAATTTTAAAGAAATGATTAAAGTGTTTATTGTGACAATTATGGTTGTGTTATTTTTTGACCAACGTTATTAATGACATGATCGTGATTTTTTGCAATAAGAGGTGCACCTATCTCTatttctgcccaacggtgataTAGATATAATTGCACAAA encodes:
- the LOC127302375 gene encoding uncharacterized protein yields the protein MKMGKTPMLLKKATSMCKSKTSLLADRFLVLATLQRRRMAAVAMISNKIHTLIVADRERGSCHKAVAMRKVESRQAIVHGGDMAANFSHQLAMFDQEDGHGGFPDWTFMHPLFNDDMDENCCYTDDVDLLLDACDAGNDEPSVMEAIRSSKEVEGLEFNVEQDIDRAADIFIKRFRQQMNHDF